The following are encoded together in the Magnetospirillum gryphiswaldense MSR-1 v2 genome:
- a CDS encoding NAD(P)/FAD-dependent oxidoreductase, whose protein sequence is MTHMTPMPPIRRRIAVIGSGAAALGAAWMLNRHHDVTIFEKNAHVGGHANTVEVIRQDGGAVAVDTGFIVYNERNYPNLISMFDQLQVPTQATDMSFAVSLDGGGLEYSGGSLTGLFGQWRNLVSPRFWGMVADILRFYREAPELLTDPDPGLSLGEYLHRGAYGQAFIDDHLLPMAAAIWSAPSVTMLRFPASSFVRFCANHGLLQLTDRPRWRTVTGGSRQYVRRITADLLDRIRLNRPVLAITRLTDGVVVTTAEGSETFDDVVIGAHADEALALLSDPSPDERTVLGAFAYQENLAVLHSDPLLMPTRKRVWAAWNYLARTSTEGARHLCVTYWMNRLQDLPDDLPLFVTLNPVVAANPDLVHRSISYHHPVFDTAAMTAQKQLPSLQGSNHTWYCGSYFGYGFHEDAFSSGLAVATALGCPNPVAAA, encoded by the coding sequence ACGCCCATGTGGGTGGACATGCCAACACCGTCGAGGTGATCAGGCAAGATGGTGGTGCGGTCGCGGTGGATACCGGGTTCATCGTCTACAATGAACGCAATTATCCCAACCTGATCAGCATGTTCGATCAATTGCAGGTGCCGACCCAGGCCACCGACATGTCCTTCGCGGTATCGCTGGATGGCGGTGGCCTGGAATATTCCGGCGGCAGCCTGACCGGCCTGTTCGGGCAATGGAGAAATCTGGTCAGCCCGCGTTTTTGGGGTATGGTCGCCGACATCCTGCGCTTTTACCGCGAAGCGCCGGAGCTGCTGACAGACCCCGATCCGGGGCTGAGCCTGGGCGAGTATTTGCACCGTGGCGCCTATGGCCAAGCCTTCATCGACGACCACCTGCTGCCCATGGCGGCGGCCATCTGGTCGGCCCCCAGCGTCACCATGCTGCGCTTTCCCGCCTCAAGCTTCGTGCGCTTTTGCGCCAATCACGGCCTGCTGCAGCTGACCGACCGACCGCGCTGGCGGACGGTGACCGGCGGCAGTCGGCAATATGTGCGGCGCATCACCGCTGATTTGCTCGACCGCATCCGCCTGAACCGGCCCGTACTCGCCATCACCCGCCTGACCGATGGCGTGGTCGTCACCACCGCCGAGGGGTCCGAGACCTTCGACGACGTGGTCATCGGCGCCCATGCCGACGAGGCCCTGGCCTTGCTGAGCGACCCATCGCCCGACGAGCGCACGGTGCTCGGGGCTTTCGCCTACCAGGAAAATCTGGCGGTGCTGCATTCCGACCCTCTGCTGATGCCGACCCGCAAGCGTGTCTGGGCCGCCTGGAATTATCTGGCCCGGACCAGCACCGAAGGCGCCCGTCATCTGTGCGTCACCTACTGGATGAACCGGCTTCAGGATTTGCCCGACGATCTGCCGTTGTTCGTCACCTTGAATCCCGTCGTCGCCGCCAATCCCGATCTGGTTCATCGCAGCATCAGCTACCACCATCCGGTCTTCGACACCGCCGCCATGACGGCGCAAAAGCAGCTGCCGTCGCTGCAAGGCAGCAACCACACCTGGTATTGCGGATCCTATTTCGGTTACGGCTTCCACGAGGACGCCTTCAGTTCGGGTCTGGCGGTGGCCACTGCCTTGGGCTGCCCCAATCCCGTCGCGGCGGCGTGA